One Deltaproteobacteria bacterium DNA segment encodes these proteins:
- a CDS encoding FAD-dependent oxidoreductase has product MKTEVVVIGAGALGPKAACRFKRVEPNSTVTIMDQNGLVFHERSGIPFFVSGDVSDIGQLRATSFQMPRDEQFFSGAKDITVMTHTRGLSIDRRQKRVLIENTMDGKKDALSYDKLVLATGGRPKPLSVPGVDLEGVCAPYNLNDAVTIKDSIAGGKVGRALVIGASLMGLQMAEALSDMWGIETGVVEAGDQLLPRMISRNLARMVQHHLEENGISFYLSQQVERLEGENQVERVVTSEGTIEADLVLIASGVTPNSELAREAGLAVSPTGAVVVNGKMETSDPHIYAGGDCVEITHLITGKPVFCPSDALAHKQGRIIGTNLAGGNRRFEGTVGSFVVKLFEISIAGAGLSQDMAYQEGFDATTAFVVQFDHAHFHPDKDLMYLELVVEKGTGRVLGIQGLGNTGYGTAGRVDAVAAMLKYRPTTADISNLEVAYSPPFSGAMDIVNTLGNVAENVLAGKNRGLDAEAFVDLWEKREKGEAFFLDCRGWANAEPFVNKYPLHWKSIPQETLRDRIGEVPHDKQVVLICNTGMRSYEAQLMLDQAGIKDTRNVSGGIAAMKKWGLDLSVTR; this is encoded by the coding sequence ATGAAAACAGAGGTCGTTGTTATAGGTGCCGGGGCTCTCGGGCCGAAGGCAGCATGTCGGTTCAAGAGGGTGGAGCCAAACTCAACGGTTACGATCATGGACCAGAATGGCCTCGTTTTTCACGAAAGATCGGGCATCCCCTTCTTCGTCTCCGGCGACGTGAGCGATATAGGGCAGCTCAGGGCGACGAGTTTTCAGATGCCGCGAGATGAGCAATTCTTCAGCGGTGCCAAGGATATCACCGTGATGACTCACACCAGGGGCCTCAGCATAGACCGGCGCCAAAAAAGAGTTCTCATAGAAAATACCATGGATGGAAAAAAAGACGCCCTATCTTATGACAAGCTCGTACTGGCTACTGGAGGCAGGCCAAAACCTTTATCCGTACCGGGCGTGGACCTTGAAGGTGTATGTGCACCATACAATTTGAATGACGCAGTAACCATTAAGGACTCGATTGCCGGCGGCAAAGTGGGAAGGGCCCTTGTTATTGGGGCGAGCCTTATGGGCCTGCAGATGGCAGAGGCCCTTTCGGACATGTGGGGCATCGAAACCGGGGTGGTGGAAGCCGGGGACCAGTTGCTGCCAAGGATGATCAGCCGAAACCTTGCCCGCATGGTACAGCACCATCTGGAAGAAAACGGTATCTCCTTTTACCTGTCACAGCAGGTTGAGCGTCTGGAAGGCGAAAACCAGGTAGAACGGGTTGTCACGAGTGAGGGTACGATTGAGGCCGATTTGGTCCTCATCGCTTCGGGTGTGACCCCCAATTCGGAACTGGCTCGTGAGGCGGGCCTGGCGGTTTCACCGACAGGAGCTGTGGTCGTGAATGGAAAGATGGAGACTTCGGACCCCCATATCTACGCCGGCGGAGACTGTGTGGAAATCACCCATCTGATAACCGGCAAACCAGTTTTCTGCCCGTCCGATGCGCTGGCCCACAAGCAGGGACGCATCATCGGGACCAACCTGGCGGGCGGAAACAGGCGCTTTGAGGGAACCGTAGGGAGTTTTGTAGTCAAGCTCTTTGAGATATCGATTGCCGGTGCTGGTTTGAGCCAAGACATGGCATACCAGGAAGGGTTTGACGCAACGACAGCCTTTGTTGTTCAGTTCGATCACGCCCACTTTCATCCTGACAAGGATCTTATGTATCTAGAACTTGTGGTGGAAAAGGGAACCGGAAGAGTCCTGGGCATCCAGGGACTCGGAAACACGGGATACGGCACGGCAGGCAGGGTGGACGCCGTGGCTGCGATGCTCAAATACAGGCCTACCACAGCAGACATCAGCAACCTGGAAGTTGCCTATTCACCGCCCTTTTCAGGGGCTATGGATATTGTGAATACCCTGGGGAATGTGGCGGAAAACGTCCTGGCCGGAAAGAACCGGGGCCTGGACGCAGAGGCCTTCGTTGATTTGTGGGAAAAAAGGGAGAAAGGCGAGGCTTTCTTCTTGGACTGCCGGGGCTGGGCGAATGCAGAGCCCTTTGTCAACAAATACCCGCTCCACTGGAAAAGCATTCCTCAGGAGACACTGAGGGACAGGATCGGGGAGGTACCTCATGACAAACAAGTGGTGCTGATCTGCAACACCGGAATGCGCTCTTATGAAGCCCAACTCATGCTTGATCAGGCAGGGATAAAAGATACACGCAATGTGTCAGGGGGCATCGCGGCCATGAAGAAGTGGGGATTGGACCTTTCCGTGACACGCTGA